A DNA window from Halomicrobium mukohataei DSM 12286 contains the following coding sequences:
- a CDS encoding DUF5797 family protein, with protein sequence MALSEEARDRLADIVELQPTKNADLQDRWGMDSGSEVHQYLENELKEYYYRDESSLICATPEAVEVVGGDPADGQQVTVTELQQAVIDCLAGPDEESQSVVSVLHDLREAGHDPEVDDVRSALRSLADKGIVETVQKTVPTFRLAVEHERIDVAQLDD encoded by the coding sequence ATGGCACTTTCCGAGGAGGCTCGCGACCGGCTCGCCGACATCGTCGAGCTCCAGCCCACGAAAAACGCGGATCTACAGGATCGGTGGGGGATGGACAGCGGGAGCGAGGTCCACCAGTACCTCGAAAACGAGCTCAAGGAGTACTACTACCGCGACGAGAGCAGCCTCATCTGTGCCACGCCGGAGGCCGTCGAGGTCGTCGGCGGCGATCCGGCAGACGGCCAGCAGGTGACGGTCACGGAGCTACAGCAGGCGGTGATCGACTGTCTGGCCGGCCCGGACGAGGAGAGCCAGAGCGTCGTCTCGGTCCTCCACGACCTGCGCGAGGCGGGCCACGACCCCGAGGTGGACGACGTTCGATCCGCGCTGCGGTCGCTCGCGGACAAGGGGATCGTCGAAACCGTCCAGAAGACCGTCCCGACTTTCCGGCTGGCCGTCGAACACGAGCGGATCGACGTGGCACAGCTCGACGACTGA
- a CDS encoding PadR family transcriptional regulator, producing the protein MSEAQTKTDTPGIASELTAFQQNILVILSEEPRYGLAIKRELESYYDDEVNHGRLYPNLDDLVELGLVEKSELDKRTNQYGLTEAGKEAVLDQLSWVFGKFVTEESRAEELRDLVQQHE; encoded by the coding sequence ATGTCAGAGGCACAAACCAAAACTGACACACCCGGTATCGCAAGTGAATTGACGGCGTTCCAGCAGAACATCCTCGTCATCCTCTCCGAAGAGCCACGCTACGGGCTGGCCATCAAGCGAGAGCTGGAGAGCTACTACGACGACGAAGTCAATCACGGGCGTCTGTACCCGAACCTCGACGACCTCGTCGAACTCGGCCTCGTCGAGAAGAGCGAACTCGACAAGCGAACGAACCAGTACGGACTGACCGAAGCGGGGAAGGAAGCTGTGCTCGACCAGCTTTCGTGGGTCTTCGGGAAGTTCGTCACCGAGGAATCGCGCGCCGAAGAACTCCGGGACCTCGTCCAGCAGCACGAGTAA
- a CDS encoding DUF7283 family protein, which translates to MFEVPVDALYAWLGVAAVSVAVLGVVVALPTTAPPDATTAADAVDRVAVGPPDARATVQIDAAAIRLGPSQLSLRNDGGTASATFAYGPVTPTLADDQLALVLYGQPPASVFETSAAFEQAVADAQVRGEWRQAPAEIDVRRVQWGETSVTLVG; encoded by the coding sequence ATGTTCGAGGTCCCGGTCGACGCACTGTACGCGTGGCTCGGCGTCGCGGCCGTCAGCGTCGCGGTGCTCGGCGTCGTCGTCGCGCTCCCCACGACCGCACCGCCCGACGCGACCACAGCAGCCGACGCCGTCGATCGCGTCGCCGTCGGACCGCCAGACGCCAGAGCGACGGTCCAGATCGACGCGGCGGCGATCCGGCTCGGTCCCAGCCAGCTCTCGCTGCGCAACGACGGCGGGACCGCGAGCGCGACGTTCGCGTACGGCCCCGTGACGCCCACACTGGCGGACGATCAACTCGCGCTCGTCCTCTACGGGCAGCCGCCAGCGAGCGTCTTCGAGACGAGCGCGGCCTTCGAGCAGGCGGTCGCGGACGCCCAGGTCCGAGGAGAGTGGCGACAGGCACCGGCGGAGATCGACGTGCGACGCGTCCAGTGGGGTGAGACCAGTGTCACGCTCGTCGGATAG
- the rnhA gene encoding ribonuclease HI: MPTIECDETRARERLEAAGVTVEAGNTDHEEWRASHGGGTAVAYEGKVVVQGGDTARLEGLLREHGGRVHAYFDGASRGNPGPAAVGWVLVTDDGIVADGGERIGTATNNQAEYRALLRVLEVARDHGFDEIRLRGDSELIVKQVRGEWNTNDPELREHRVDAREGLMAFEEWSIEHVPREINARADELANEALDDA, from the coding sequence ATGCCGACGATCGAGTGCGACGAGACGAGGGCTCGCGAACGCCTCGAAGCGGCGGGCGTCACCGTCGAGGCGGGCAACACCGACCACGAGGAGTGGCGGGCGAGCCACGGTGGTGGGACGGCGGTCGCCTACGAGGGGAAAGTCGTCGTCCAGGGCGGCGACACGGCCCGGCTGGAGGGGCTCCTTCGCGAACACGGCGGGCGGGTCCACGCGTACTTCGACGGGGCCTCGCGCGGGAATCCCGGCCCCGCCGCGGTCGGCTGGGTGCTCGTGACCGACGACGGAATCGTCGCTGACGGCGGCGAGCGGATCGGCACCGCGACGAACAACCAGGCCGAGTACCGGGCGCTGCTTCGCGTGCTCGAAGTCGCACGCGATCACGGGTTCGACGAGATCCGCCTCCGGGGCGACTCCGAGTTGATCGTCAAGCAGGTCCGCGGGGAGTGGAACACGAACGATCCCGAACTCCGAGAGCACCGCGTCGACGCCCGCGAGGGACTGATGGCCTTCGAGGAGTGGTCGATCGAACACGTACCGAGAGAGATTAACGCACGCGCAGACGAACTGGCCAACGAGGCACTCGACGATGCCTGA
- a CDS encoding DUF7285 family protein, producing MSRSSDRGQVEPLVALVAVAAVSLALSLYAGVLDDALPSERERELPETTLAAVDDHLAPAGVVEPRRVSDAVDAGPSGYHTNVSVTADGRQWQAGPVAPDDAGTASERVSVRTRPAHVDAARLRVAVWR from the coding sequence GTGTCACGCTCGTCGGATAGGGGACAGGTCGAGCCCCTCGTGGCCCTCGTCGCGGTCGCCGCGGTCTCGCTCGCCCTGTCGCTCTACGCTGGCGTCCTCGACGACGCACTGCCGAGCGAACGCGAGCGAGAACTGCCCGAGACGACACTTGCCGCGGTCGACGATCACCTCGCGCCCGCTGGCGTCGTCGAGCCCCGACGAGTCTCCGACGCCGTCGACGCGGGTCCGTCGGGCTATCACACGAACGTGAGCGTGACCGCCGACGGCCGGCAGTGGCAGGCGGGACCGGTCGCCCCAGACGACGCTGGGACCGCGAGCGAGCGGGTGAGCGTCCGGACGAGGCCGGCCCACGTCGACGCGGCCCGTCTCCGGGTGGCGGTGTGGCGATGA
- a CDS encoding alkaline phosphatase family protein, translated as MGLFDRIRGDDGPRVAFFGVDGVPHSLIADHYDEFENLAAIAEDGTAGPIDSIVPPESSACWPALTTGVNPGETGVYGFQDREIGSYDTYVPMGRDVQATRLWDRVADDGGDATVLNVPVTFPPQRNVQRMVSGFLSPGVDDAAYPDELGDYLDDNDYRIDVNAKLGHSEDKEEFIEDAHKTLDRRFEAFKHYIEQDDWDLFFGVFMTTDRVNHFLFKHYEEDGEYKEEFLEFYRKVDDYLGRLRDLLADNVTMVVASDHGFTSLDYEVHLNEWLQEEGWLTYEDDDHETLGDIDESTKAYSLIPGRFYINLEGREPRGSVPEDEYEAVRDELREKLENLTGPDGNPVADRVVTKEQAYRGDHDEIAPDLTVVPNHGFDLKAGFKGSDDVFGVGPRNGMHSFDNATLFVDDPDARISDADLYDIAPTILDLMDVDFDRTEFDGSSLV; from the coding sequence ATGGGCCTGTTCGACCGTATTCGCGGCGACGACGGACCCCGAGTCGCCTTCTTCGGCGTCGACGGGGTACCGCACAGTTTGATCGCGGACCACTACGACGAGTTCGAGAACCTCGCGGCGATCGCCGAGGACGGCACCGCCGGACCGATCGACAGCATCGTTCCACCGGAGTCCAGCGCGTGCTGGCCGGCGCTGACGACCGGCGTCAACCCCGGAGAGACCGGCGTCTACGGCTTTCAGGACCGCGAGATCGGCTCCTACGACACCTACGTTCCGATGGGCCGCGACGTGCAGGCAACACGCCTGTGGGACCGCGTCGCAGACGACGGCGGCGACGCGACGGTGCTGAACGTCCCCGTCACGTTCCCGCCCCAGCGCAACGTCCAGCGGATGGTCTCCGGATTCCTCTCGCCGGGCGTCGACGACGCCGCCTATCCCGACGAACTCGGAGACTACCTCGACGACAACGACTACCGCATCGACGTCAACGCCAAGCTCGGCCACAGCGAGGACAAAGAGGAGTTCATCGAAGACGCACACAAGACTCTGGACCGGCGCTTCGAAGCGTTCAAACACTACATCGAACAGGACGACTGGGACCTCTTTTTCGGCGTCTTCATGACCACCGACCGGGTGAACCACTTCCTGTTCAAACACTACGAGGAGGACGGCGAGTACAAAGAGGAGTTCCTGGAGTTCTACCGCAAGGTCGACGACTACCTGGGACGGCTCCGTGACCTGCTGGCCGACAACGTCACGATGGTCGTCGCCTCCGACCACGGCTTCACCAGTCTCGACTACGAGGTCCACCTCAACGAGTGGCTCCAGGAGGAGGGGTGGCTCACCTACGAGGACGACGACCACGAGACGCTCGGCGACATCGACGAGTCGACGAAGGCGTACTCCCTGATCCCCGGTCGCTTCTACATCAACCTCGAAGGCCGCGAGCCGCGTGGCTCCGTGCCCGAAGACGAGTACGAGGCCGTCCGCGACGAGCTCCGGGAGAAGCTGGAGAACCTGACCGGTCCCGACGGCAACCCCGTCGCGGACCGCGTCGTCACCAAGGAACAGGCCTACCGCGGCGACCACGACGAGATCGCGCCCGACCTGACTGTCGTCCCGAACCACGGCTTCGACCTCAAGGCCGGTTTCAAGGGCTCGGACGACGTCTTCGGCGTCGGCCCGCGCAACGGCATGCACAGCTTCGACAACGCGACGCTGTTCGTCGACGACCCGGACGCCCGGATCAGCGACGCCGACCTCTACGACATCGCGCCGACGATTCTGGACCTGATGGACGTGGACTTCGACAGGACGGAGTTCGACGGCTCCAGTCTGGTCTGA
- a CDS encoding DUF7284 family protein, translated as MRAISTVVDTTLFLLLLGGAVGTLVAGTGGLDAPPSGDDHADETATSLATTTVGVDYALTPRNNHSDGVSYGHSADFDRTAHGTVAGLLAAATRTAATLDGERIAPAGGGFERAVRNETRAAVHRRATAVGVTAVWEPYDGAPLGGRIHAGPTPPARADVRAARLTVDSGIEPANERAREAARTDGTDGVARVVAAAVVEGFFSPAESRVALRGDAPADTLAAHRYRRVARLTDAPALDLENGSVEATNARLTAALADRFAADMRDRFETPAATARAVSTGEVRIVVRTWSP; from the coding sequence ATGAGAGCGATCAGTACCGTCGTCGATACGACGCTGTTCCTCCTCCTGCTCGGGGGTGCCGTCGGGACGCTCGTCGCCGGGACAGGTGGTCTCGACGCGCCGCCCTCGGGGGACGACCACGCCGACGAGACGGCGACCTCGCTGGCGACCACCACCGTCGGCGTCGACTACGCACTGACGCCGCGAAACAACCACAGCGACGGAGTCAGCTACGGCCACAGCGCCGACTTCGACCGGACGGCACACGGGACGGTCGCCGGGCTCCTCGCGGCAGCCACGCGGACCGCCGCGACGCTCGACGGCGAGCGAATCGCCCCTGCCGGCGGCGGATTCGAGCGAGCGGTTCGCAACGAGACCCGCGCTGCCGTCCACCGTCGCGCGACCGCCGTCGGCGTCACGGCCGTCTGGGAACCCTACGACGGTGCGCCCCTGGGCGGTCGCATCCACGCCGGACCGACGCCGCCCGCGAGGGCCGACGTGCGTGCGGCTCGACTCACCGTCGACAGCGGCATCGAGCCAGCGAACGAACGCGCACGCGAGGCTGCCCGGACCGACGGCACGGACGGCGTTGCGCGCGTGGTCGCGGCGGCGGTCGTCGAGGGGTTCTTCTCGCCCGCCGAGAGCCGCGTCGCGCTCCGTGGGGACGCGCCGGCCGACACGCTGGCGGCCCACCGCTACCGCCGCGTCGCCAGGCTCACCGACGCACCGGCTCTGGACCTGGAGAACGGCTCCGTTGAAGCGACGAACGCCCGGCTCACGGCTGCGCTGGCCGACCGGTTCGCCGCCGACATGCGCGACCGGTTCGAGACACCGGCGGCCACGGCCCGCGCCGTCTCGACGGGCGAGGTACGAATCGTCGTCAGGACGTGGTCGCCGTGA
- a CDS encoding ATPase, T2SS/T4P/T4SS family: protein MRGWFSRSTPAPDCGCTVRRGRNDTGETLLVDATDCPDGGRLAESPACRRTVVEALAERDAERVVTRSNGRERAYLDDHAALLCAAGRFVERTRFHDEALAERAVTDPIDAAREAVGRAGPVASIAAETGLGLCARRVGEIASLSPHVGPTIGHTRLGADPPADGRLRDSRRLSTGGRVRLYERDDDLPVYHLEPLGATLDDAAMATLERGRELVADGTVTGERAAWRAIRTVACEDDPVERLGRVLDRHTAGYGVLAECFDDPRVTDVFATAPVASNPLRVRVDGELATTNVRVSRRGVEALASQFRRESGRAFSRASPTLDATTTVGDRRVRIAGTTAPVSDGPAFALRAHDRTVWTLPQLVDNDTVPPAAAALLSLAVDRAAATLVAGPRGAGKTTLLGALLWELDPGVRTLVIEDTPELPVAQLQADGREVQSLVTARGDGPGLPADETLRTALRLGEGALAVGEVRGEEAQVLYEAMRVGAGGSAVLGTIHGDGGEDVRERVVADLDVPASSFATTDLVVTMGRFETEDGPARRVAAIEEVVSAGDAVDFEPLYRLREGRLQSTDRLERGNSELLAALADSDESYADVRAGLTERTDEIRRRERRTGRTVEA from the coding sequence ATGCGAGGGTGGTTCAGCCGTTCGACGCCGGCCCCCGACTGCGGATGTACAGTACGACGAGGACGCAACGACACCGGCGAGACGCTGCTGGTCGACGCCACGGACTGTCCAGACGGCGGTCGACTGGCCGAGTCGCCAGCCTGTCGCCGGACGGTCGTCGAGGCGCTCGCCGAACGCGACGCCGAGCGCGTGGTGACGCGGTCGAACGGTCGCGAACGGGCCTATCTCGACGATCACGCGGCCCTGCTCTGTGCGGCCGGCCGGTTCGTCGAACGGACGCGGTTCCACGACGAGGCCCTCGCCGAACGGGCCGTGACCGATCCGATCGACGCCGCCCGGGAGGCCGTGGGTCGCGCGGGTCCAGTCGCGTCGATCGCAGCGGAGACCGGCCTGGGGCTGTGTGCTCGTCGAGTCGGCGAGATCGCGTCGCTCTCCCCGCACGTCGGCCCGACCATCGGACACACCCGTCTCGGGGCCGACCCGCCGGCCGACGGTCGGCTCCGCGACAGCCGGCGGCTCTCGACTGGCGGACGCGTGCGACTCTACGAACGCGACGACGACCTCCCGGTGTATCACCTCGAACCGCTCGGGGCTACGCTGGACGACGCTGCGATGGCGACGCTCGAACGCGGTCGGGAGCTCGTCGCCGACGGGACGGTGACCGGCGAGCGTGCCGCCTGGCGTGCGATCCGGACCGTCGCTTGCGAGGACGATCCGGTCGAACGGCTCGGACGCGTGCTCGACCGACACACCGCCGGGTACGGCGTCCTCGCCGAGTGCTTCGACGACCCGCGCGTGACGGACGTGTTCGCGACCGCGCCGGTCGCGTCGAACCCGCTTCGGGTACGCGTCGACGGGGAACTGGCGACGACGAACGTTCGGGTGAGCCGGCGCGGCGTCGAAGCACTCGCCTCGCAGTTCCGCCGCGAGAGCGGACGGGCGTTCTCGCGAGCCAGCCCGACGCTTGACGCCACCACGACGGTCGGCGACCGGCGGGTCAGGATCGCCGGGACGACAGCGCCGGTCAGTGACGGCCCGGCCTTCGCGCTGCGAGCCCACGACCGGACGGTGTGGACGCTCCCACAGCTCGTCGACAACGACACCGTCCCGCCGGCAGCCGCCGCACTGCTCTCGCTGGCGGTCGACCGTGCGGCTGCCACGCTGGTCGCCGGCCCCCGCGGAGCGGGCAAGACGACGCTGCTGGGCGCGTTGCTGTGGGAGCTCGACCCCGGCGTACGAACGCTGGTCATCGAGGACACCCCGGAGCTGCCGGTCGCACAGCTCCAGGCCGACGGACGGGAGGTCCAGTCACTGGTGACGGCGCGGGGCGACGGTCCCGGACTGCCGGCCGACGAGACGCTGCGGACGGCGCTCAGACTCGGCGAGGGGGCGCTCGCGGTCGGCGAAGTCCGCGGCGAGGAGGCCCAGGTCCTCTACGAGGCGATGCGTGTCGGTGCCGGCGGTAGTGCCGTTCTGGGGACGATCCACGGCGACGGGGGCGAGGACGTGCGCGAACGCGTCGTCGCCGACCTCGACGTGCCCGCCTCGTCGTTCGCGACGACTGATCTCGTCGTCACCATGGGGCGCTTCGAGACCGAGGACGGGCCGGCGCGTCGCGTCGCGGCGATCGAGGAGGTCGTCTCCGCTGGGGACGCGGTGGACTTCGAGCCGCTGTATCGGCTCCGGGAGGGACGCTTGCAGTCGACCGATCGGCTGGAACGGGGCAACAGCGAACTCCTCGCTGCGCTGGCCGACAGCGACGAATCCTACGCCGACGTGCGTGCGGGACTGACCGAGCGCACGGACGAGATCAGACGCCGGGAACGAAGAACTGGCCGGACGGTCGAGGCATGA
- a CDS encoding inorganic diphosphatase, with the protein MTNLWEDLETGPNPPEEIYAVVECLKGERNKYEYDKDVPGVVLDRVLHSNVHYPSDYGFIPQSYYDDEDPFDVLVLVEDQTFPGCIIEARPVALMKMDDDGEQDDKVIAVPSEDPRYDHIEDLDDIPQQQLDEIDEFFATYKNLEAGKEVETLGWEDKQAAYDAIEHAQELYDEQIA; encoded by the coding sequence ATGACGAACCTCTGGGAAGACCTCGAAACCGGTCCGAACCCGCCAGAAGAGATCTACGCGGTCGTCGAGTGCCTGAAAGGCGAGCGCAACAAGTACGAGTACGACAAGGACGTTCCCGGCGTCGTCCTCGATCGCGTGCTCCACAGCAACGTCCACTACCCGTCGGACTACGGCTTCATCCCGCAGTCGTACTACGACGACGAGGATCCCTTCGACGTGCTCGTCCTCGTCGAGGACCAGACGTTCCCCGGCTGTATCATCGAGGCGCGTCCGGTCGCTCTGATGAAGATGGACGACGACGGCGAGCAAGACGACAAGGTCATCGCCGTCCCGAGCGAGGATCCGCGCTACGACCACATCGAGGACCTCGACGACATCCCACAGCAGCAACTCGACGAGATCGACGAGTTCTTCGCGACCTACAAGAACCTCGAGGCCGGCAAGGAAGTCGAGACGCTGGGCTGGGAGGACAAGCAGGCCGCCTACGACGCGATCGAACACGCCCAGGAGCTGTACGACGAGCAGATCGCGTAA
- a CDS encoding DUF7108 domain-containing protein → MPEHDDSTTDSALPTDVVDEAERLTRLARDAVDDAEARAYRDERDELLAEHEYTARVREDDARDVLVCHPREWASDGRIHPDRIDDVDRGIERPLSGPGEGSDWAVVAEHNDELVAAVADADGEVHAANARALADFASNHYAKPIEDLTRAELVEFRDDYFERNVWPDDRQASLLNESLRRTFEKMDVPYPLGSDHPE, encoded by the coding sequence ATGCCTGAACACGACGACTCGACGACGGATTCGGCGTTGCCGACCGACGTGGTCGACGAGGCCGAGCGACTCACCCGACTGGCCAGAGACGCCGTCGACGACGCGGAAGCGCGGGCTTACCGCGACGAGCGCGACGAACTGCTCGCCGAGCACGAGTACACCGCTCGGGTCCGCGAAGACGACGCCAGGGACGTGCTCGTCTGTCACCCGCGCGAGTGGGCCTCCGACGGACGGATCCATCCGGACCGGATCGACGACGTGGACCGTGGAATCGAACGGCCGCTGTCCGGTCCCGGCGAGGGGAGCGACTGGGCGGTCGTAGCCGAACACAACGACGAACTCGTCGCAGCGGTCGCCGACGCCGACGGCGAGGTCCACGCAGCGAACGCCCGCGCGCTGGCGGACTTCGCGAGCAACCACTACGCGAAACCGATCGAGGACCTCACGCGGGCAGAGCTCGTCGAGTTTCGGGACGACTACTTCGAGCGCAACGTCTGGCCCGACGACCGGCAGGCGTCGCTGTTGAACGAGTCACTTCGTCGCACCTTCGAAAAAATGGACGTGCCGTACCCACTCGGCAGCGATCACCCCGAGTGA
- a CDS encoding tubulin/FtsZ family protein gives MKVVLIGVGQAGGKITQALAEFDYDMGFDAVKGALAVNTARPDLSELDIDTQLIGQDRVKGHGVGGDNELGAEIMQESATEVMDNLDGRLTTEAEAIVVVAGLGGGTGSGGAPMLTRELQRIYNIPVYVLGVLPGRDEGGLYQANAGRSVKTCAREADSLVLIDNDGWKASGDSLEAGFERINDAIAQRIGLLFASGEAVEGVGESVVDSSEIINTLKGGGIASVGYAAAESSEDPGENVNTITSVTRNALLTSMSLPDAIDAERGLLVIAGHPERISRKGVERARKWMEEETGSLEVRGGDFPIDSGKLASLVVLGGVERSERVQEFMDRAREAEQEKNKEIDPMEGLENDGLDDLM, from the coding sequence ATGAAAGTCGTCCTGATTGGTGTCGGTCAAGCCGGGGGGAAGATCACGCAGGCACTCGCAGAGTTCGACTACGACATGGGCTTCGACGCCGTCAAGGGGGCACTGGCGGTCAACACGGCCCGTCCGGATCTGAGCGAACTCGACATCGACACGCAGCTGATCGGCCAGGACAGGGTCAAGGGCCACGGCGTCGGCGGCGACAACGAACTCGGCGCGGAGATCATGCAAGAGAGCGCCACCGAGGTGATGGACAACCTCGACGGCCGACTCACCACCGAAGCCGAGGCGATCGTCGTGGTCGCCGGCCTCGGCGGCGGGACGGGATCTGGCGGCGCACCGATGCTCACGCGTGAACTCCAGCGCATCTACAACATCCCCGTCTACGTCCTCGGCGTCCTCCCCGGCAGAGACGAAGGCGGACTGTACCAGGCAAACGCCGGCCGCTCGGTCAAGACCTGCGCCCGTGAGGCCGACTCGCTCGTCCTCATCGACAACGACGGCTGGAAGGCTTCCGGAGACAGCCTCGAAGCCGGCTTCGAACGCATCAACGACGCCATCGCCCAGCGGATCGGCCTCCTCTTTGCCTCCGGCGAGGCCGTCGAAGGCGTCGGCGAGAGCGTCGTCGACTCCTCGGAGATCATCAACACGCTCAAGGGTGGCGGCATCGCCTCCGTGGGCTACGCCGCCGCCGAATCGAGCGAAGACCCCGGCGAGAACGTCAACACGATCACCAGTGTCACCCGCAACGCGCTCCTGACGAGCATGAGCCTCCCGGACGCGATCGACGCGGAGCGTGGCCTCCTCGTGATCGCCGGCCATCCCGAGCGGATCTCGCGAAAGGGCGTCGAACGCGCCCGCAAGTGGATGGAAGAGGAGACCGGCAGCCTCGAAGTTCGTGGCGGCGACTTCCCCATCGACAGCGGGAAGCTCGCCTCGCTGGTCGTCCTCGGCGGCGTCGAACGCTCCGAGCGCGTCCAGGAGTTCATGGATCGCGCACGCGAGGCCGAGCAAGAGAAGAACAAGGAGATCGATCCGATGGAGGGCCTCGAAAACGACGGGCTCGACGATCTGATGTAA
- a CDS encoding DUF7311 family protein, whose product MIYRVVLAVVLATALVAATLGPIDDARRQRTSAMVSDQASEIERVADTLLETDDPLDGPGARRVVTLRVPTRTWTSGGVERVSLRPPTDQAPARLSWLLTDGQPRTRQLPGVPLRTPDGGPVVLRRGGRHRLVLSLDGRPGAPVLTVRRLK is encoded by the coding sequence GTGATCTATCGCGTCGTGCTGGCAGTCGTGCTCGCGACCGCGCTCGTCGCCGCGACGCTCGGCCCGATCGACGACGCGCGTCGACAGCGCACCTCGGCGATGGTCTCGGATCAGGCGAGCGAGATCGAACGCGTCGCCGACACGCTCCTCGAAACGGACGATCCGCTCGACGGGCCGGGTGCGCGTCGCGTCGTGACGCTCCGCGTTCCGACCCGGACGTGGACCAGCGGCGGCGTCGAGCGCGTCTCTCTGCGCCCTCCGACAGACCAGGCCCCGGCACGGCTCTCCTGGCTCCTCACGGACGGACAGCCCCGAACGCGACAGCTCCCAGGTGTCCCGCTGAGAACGCCCGACGGTGGTCCCGTCGTGCTCCGACGCGGCGGTCGCCACCGGCTCGTCCTCTCGCTCGACGGGCGGCCGGGTGCGCCGGTGCTCACCGTCCGACGGTTGAAGTGA
- a CDS encoding DUF7310 family coiled-coil domain-containing protein, which yields MPDRERLDRRLRAVERTLTGDDHDLDALQQRGDLARRVEELEEQLDSAQRRIDELEAATQALRGYVGNVRSVNEDVEQRADAAVAAVDRLEERLADGAADRRSDSASRPTDPTDAAPDGHRREPVSTGTASGTQRSAHSPRRDRSDRPVSGATGDGHRGAGPIDGAAGPDGTDSVDGGDSADESGVLARLRSRL from the coding sequence ATGCCAGACCGAGAACGCCTGGACCGGCGACTGCGGGCGGTCGAACGGACGCTGACGGGCGACGATCACGATCTCGACGCCCTCCAGCAACGAGGCGATCTCGCCCGCCGGGTCGAGGAACTGGAGGAACAACTCGACAGTGCCCAGCGACGGATCGACGAGCTCGAAGCCGCGACGCAGGCGCTCCGTGGCTACGTGGGCAACGTCCGGTCGGTCAACGAGGACGTCGAGCAACGGGCCGACGCCGCGGTGGCCGCGGTGGATCGACTCGAAGAGCGACTCGCCGACGGCGCGGCCGATCGCCGATCAGACAGCGCGTCGCGGCCGACCGATCCCACCGACGCCGCTCCGGACGGCCACCGCCGAGAACCGGTGTCGACGGGGACAGCGAGCGGGACACAGCGATCGGCCCACTCGCCGAGGCGTGACCGGAGCGACCGGCCCGTCTCCGGAGCGACGGGCGACGGCCACCGTGGTGCCGGCCCGATCGACGGGGCCGCTGGGCCCGACGGCACTGACAGCGTCGATGGCGGCGACAGCGCAGACGAGAGCGGTGTCCTCGCCCGACTCCGGTCGCGGCTGTGA